The following nucleotide sequence is from Nocardioides daedukensis.
CTCGCGCCCAGGCATAGAAGCCGGCCAGGACGGTGTCGTCGGAGACGCCCATCGCCCCGAAGATCTCGATCGCCCGGTCGATGACCGCCACCGCGACGGCGGGGGCAGAGACCTTGATCTGGGAGATCTCGGACTTCGCGCCCTTGGCGCCGTGCTGGTCGATCAGCCAGGCAGCCTTGTAGACCAGCAACCGGGCCTGGTCGATCTCGATCCGCGAGTTGGCGATCGCATCCTGCACGTTGGCGAACTCGGCGAGGGGCTGGCCGAAGGCGACCCGGTTCGAGGCCCGGTCGACCATCAGCGCGAGAGCGCGCTCGGCCATCCCGATGGCACGCATGGCGTGGTGGATCCGGCCGGGACCGAGACGGGCCTGGGCGATCATGAAGCCGTCGCCCTCACTGGCCAGCAGATTGCTCATCGGCACCCGGACGTCCTCGAAGAGGATCTGGGAGTGACCGTGCTGGTCCTGATAGCCGAAGACCGGCAGGTGCCGCTCGATGGTGACGCCCGGTGTGTCGCGAGGGACCAGCACCATCGACTGCTGCCGGTGGGTGGGGGCGTCGGGGTCGGTCTTGCCCATCACGATGAAGATCTCGCAGCGCTCGTCAGCGACGCCGGTGATCCACCACTTGCGTCCGTTGATGACGTAGTCGTCGCCGTCACGGGTGATCGAGGTGGTGATGTTGGTGGCGTCGGACGAGGCAACGTCGGGCTCGGTCATCGCGAACGCCGACCTGATCCGGCCCTCGAGCAGCGGCTCGAGCCAACGCTTGCGCTGCTCCTCGGTGGCGAAGAGCTCCAGCGTCTCCATGTTGCCCGTGTCGGGCGCCTGGCAGTTGATCGCCTCGGGCGCGATCACCGGCGACCAGCCCGAGATCTCGGCCACCGCGGCGTACTCCAGGTTGGAGAGGCCCGAGAGCTTGGGCAGGAAGAGGTTCCACAGGCCGCGGCGCCGGGCTTCGGCCTTGAGGTCCTCGAGCACGGCGGGCGTGGAGTGCTCGCCGTGCTCGGCGAGCTGCGCGGCCCAGACGGGTTCGGCGGGGAAGACATGCTCGCGCATGAACTCCCACATGTTCTCGGAGGCCTCCTGGGCCTTGGGTGAGAGAGCGAAGTCCATGGTGTCTCCTTAGATGTGGTCGAGTCCGGCCGTGGCCAGGCCGAGGATCTCGTCGTCGAGGTTGCCGAAGTCCTGGCCGCCCATGTCGCCAGCCGCGGAACGCGCTGCGACTCCCTGAGCGATGACGGCGAACTTGAAGTGGGCGAAGGCCTGGTAGTAGCCCATGTCGGAGAGGTCCGCGCCCGAGCTGGCGGCGTACCTCTCGAGCATCGCGTCGCGGTGCGGGAAGCCGGGCAGGTGCGTGATGCCGGGGATCAGGCTCAGCGGGCCGTCGGCGGCGCTGCGCCAGAACAGCATCAGCAGGCCGAGGTCGGTCAGTGGGTCGCCGAGGGTGGAGAGCTCCCAGTCGAGCACCGCGTTGATGCGGCCGGGATCGTCGGTTGCATAGACGACGTTGTCGGTGCGGTAGTCGCCGTGCACGATCGTGCTGCGCTCCTGGGCCGGCACGCCGTTGGTCAGGCGCCGCGCGAGCTCGTCGATCTCGGCGACCTCGTGGGTGCGGCTCGCCTCCCACTGACCGGTCCACCTCCGGACCTGGCGCTCCATGAACCCGGCGGGACGACCGTAGTCGCCCAGCCCGACGGCGTCCTGGTCGACGGCGTGCAGCGCGGCGAGGGTGTCCACGAAGGTGAACGCCATCTGCTCACGCTCCATGGGGGTCGTCGCATAGCCGGCGGGCAGCTCGCCCCGGATGATGTGCCCGGGCACCTTCTCCATGACATAGCAGGGGAGGCCGATCAGTTCGCCGTCGTCGTGGAGGACGATCGTGGCGACGGGTACGTCGGTGCCGAGCAGGCCCGACTGGACGCGCGCCTCGCGCCCCATGTCGTGGGCGCTGGGCAGGAGCTTGCCAGTGGGCGGGCGGCGCAGGATCAGCTCCCCGGCGGGGCTGGACAGGGTAAAGGTCAGGTTGGACTTGCCGCCGCTGATCATCTCGGCGGTGACCTCGCGCCAGGCGTCGTCCCCGGTCGCGTCGACCAGGGCGGGACCTAGCCTGTCGGGCCGGACCAGCTCTGCAACATCTCGTGCCATGTGCTCGCTCCCGTGGTTGTGTGCGCTCCTGTGCCAGTGATCGCGGCCGTGATCCCTGGTTCGTGCGGTGTTGAACGTGACCGAATGATCGTATGGGTTAGTTCAATCGAAGGGAAGGGGGGTTATGCTGTTTGCTATGACTGAACAGACCGGTGTTGCGTCTGTGGGCGCGGCCGTGCGCAGCGCTCGCAACGCCAGTGGTCTGTCGCTGCGGGCACTCGCCGCTGCCCTGGAGCTCAGCCCCGCGACGATGAGTGCGATCGAGAACGACCGGACCCCGCTCACGGTCGAGCGCCTGCAGCGGATCGCCGACGCGGTCGACGTACCCGTGGAGCGACTCGTGCGCGGTGAGATGACCCGGCCTGCGGCTGCGGCCGGGGCGGTGCGTCCGCCCGTCGAAACGGGGGAGTGGCGCCGCTATGACGACTCCCCGCTCAATCCGATCCTCGAGGCAGCGACCCGGTTGTTCGTCCGGCAGGGCTTCCACGCGACGAGCATGCGCGAGGTCGCCGCCGAGGCCGGGGTGAGCGTGGCCGGGATCTATCACCACTACCCGGCCAAGGAGCTGATCCTGGTCGCGTTGATGGACGTGACGATGTCGGAGATCCGCTGGCGCCTGTTCGCGGCGCGTGACGAGGCGACCGGCTCGCGTGAGGAATTCGCCGCGATGGTCGAGTCGCTGGCGCTCTTCCACGCCGTACGCCGCGACTTGGCCTTCCTGGGGGCCAGCGAGATGCGTGGCATCTCGGGTGACGAGCTCGTGCGGGTGACCGGCCTGCGTGACGAGGTGCAACACCTCCTCGACGAGCAGGCAGCGCTGGCCTTCCCCGGAATCGAGGTGCGTACGCCGTGCCGCGCTATCGCCACGATGTGCACCTCCCTGCCGTCGTGGTTCCGGGAGGAAGGTCCGCTCGCCGCGCAGGAGGTGGCCAAGCAGTACGCCACCTTTGCGCTCGCGATCCTCGACCGTTCCTAGTCGTCGACCCGGCACTTGTTGGCGTGCGGTCCCGCCGACCCGGCAGTTGTTGACGCAGGTTCTCGCCGAGCCGGCAGTTGTTGACGCCGGAAACCGTCAACAACTGCCGGGTCGGCGAAGGGGACGGTCAACAAGTGCCGGGTCGGGGAGGGGACCGTCAACAAGTGCCGGGTCGGCGATCAGGCGAGGACGTCTTCCAAGGCCACCCGGAACGCATCCATCGGCACCGTGATGTCGCCATAGACTGCGCGCATCGGCGCGCCCGCGGCCGGCGCGGGGCCGGACCCCACCAGATAGCGATAGCGCGAAGCACCCAGGTTCGAGGCGATCGCCCAGAAGCCAGGGTTCAGATAAGAGGGGTTGAAAAGCTCCAGAACCCGCACGTCCGGTGGCGCGAAGACCAGATTGGTCAACCCGGCCCCGTGCGGCGCGACCACGACGGACGCGGCGGCGAAGGTATCGATCTGCTGCTGCACCGACAACGCCCCGGGGTCGACGACCTCGAACCCCAGCGGCCTCAGCACGGCAAGGACCTCGGCCTCGTTGACCACGCGCCGCGAGTTCTTCGCCGAGCCGCGGGTGACGTAGAGCCGGGTCGGTCGCCCCGAGGCAGCAGAGACCGGGGGCAGGTTGCGCCGCAGCCACTCGGTCGTCCAGCGCGGTGCCAGGCACGCCTTGTTGGTGATGTTCGGGACCAGCAACCGCGAGGCGCGCACCGCCGAGTGCTTGCGCGGCGAGATCGTCTCGATCCCCGAGAGCCCCGCCAGATCGAGCAGTTGGCGCCCGAACCGGGGCTCGGTGTTCGCATAGAGATAGTCGGGTCGGAACCCCGGCATCGCCTCGGCGAGGATCCCCCACCTCGGCAGCAGATCCATCAGATAGTGGTAGTAGTTCACCCCGGTCGCGCGCGTCGCCAACGACACCAGCGAGCCGGGCACCGTGACCGGCTCGGGCAGCCGCGTGCGCAGATAGATCGGGTGCTCGCGCGGACCCTCGACATCGAAGTAGTGCGACGTCTCATGGTCCAGCACCCCCCGCGCGCTCAGGTGCGCCGAGTAGTTGCCGATCACCTGCCCGCCCGGCAGCTCCAGGACGAACCGTGGCGGGACGTCGTACGACGTGACTCCCCGCCACCACTCGAGTCCGGCGGGGGTGCCGAGTGGAGCCTCGCGCTCGAGGTGCTCGGCGGGCCCTGCCTCGTGCAGGACGGCGCCCGGCTCAGCGGCAGCGGTGGCCGCGGAGGTCGGATGGGCGTGGAGCGGTACGCCGCGCTCGCCCAACGCCGGTGAGATCGCCCGCGAGATTGCGCCGACCCTGCGAGTGGCGAAGCGGTGGCCGCGTTTGACCACGGGGAACAGCGGCTCGAGTGCGGGGGGCAGTCGAGGCATGGCCAGCTCAGTCGAGCGGCGTGCGCGAGAGCCAGGCCAGCCCGAGGTTCTTGTACGGGTCCGCCTCGCGGTCCTGCTCGACCAGCCCGGCGTCGGAGAACCAGTCGCGCAGCTCGGTCCAGTCGCGGCCCGGCAGGTCGTGATATTCCATCACCACTCGCTGCACCGACGCCCAGTCCGACGGCGAGGAGTTGAGGATCATGTCGTATTCCGCGCCCTCGATGTCCATCTTCACGACCTCGACCGGGCCCGCGGCCATGTCGAACGCGGCGGCGGCGGGCAGACACGGCACGGAGATGGTCTGCAGCCCGGCCTCGCCCAGGTGCAGCACGCCGTTGTGGCCGGACCCGTCCCCGTGCGAGGCCATCACCAACTCGCCCTCGTGGTCGGAGACGGCGATGTTGTGCGCGACGACGCGGTCGGACAGGCCGTTGCGGGCGATGTTCTTCTGGAGATAGGTGTAGGTGCCCGGCGTGGCCTCGAAGCAGACCACGCGACCGGTCGGGTGCACGCCGGCGAAGGCGAGCGCGAACGAGCCGATGTGCCCGCCCATGTCGACCGCGACCGGCGAGTCGGAGAGGCCGGCGGTCAGCCACGGGATCCGGTAGGCGTCCTCGACCAGCGCCTCATAGACCGGGAACCGGGCGCCGGGCACGTTGGGCGCGAGCACGTCGAAGCCCTTGAGTTTCAGCGAGATGTCTTCGGGGCTGCCGGTGACCCGCTTGCGCAGCAGGTCGACGAGGATCCGCGGACCGTTGTCGAAGCTGGTCACGGTCTGCTTGGTGCGCTTGGCGGCGTGGCCCACGCTACGGATCACTGGGGCTCCTTGGGGGATGAAATCGCTGCTCGACCCACCGGCCGGGATGCACGGTGGCGAGGTCTACGCAGTCAACGACCAGGCGCCCGAGAGGGTACGCCGAGACTCACCGCTGGTTCGCGGCCACCGCCCGTCGCTTGCACGACCGCGTCGCGTCGGTATAGCCGGGGTCGAGGCTCACGTCGGTCCCGGTCACGTGGATCTGACGTCCGGGAATCGCCCACATCGTGGTTCCGTGGACGATCACCTCGCAGGAACCCTCCCGCACTCCCGCGACCGGCTCTCCGTCCTGGTCCGAGCACCATTCGTAGTTCGCCGGCAGCTGTGCGCCGCCGATCCAGACCTGGGTGCACGGCGCCGCTGACTGGGCGACGAACTGCAGCTTGGACAGGCCGGTGGCGGGGGTGGCGACCGTGTTGGCCTGGGCGGCAGCCGGGGCCGCCGGGGCGGCCGCGGCCCCGTTCTGCTGTGCGGGCTGCTCGCTCGAGTCCGAGGAGGGCTGGCTGCAGCCGCCGACGGTGAGCAGCAGCGCCGCGGCGACGGCGCCGGCTGCTAGGAGCCGAGGAGTGCCACTGGGCACTGTCGCGCGGAGCGACCTCACCGCGACACCATCCGGTAGCCGACGTCGCGCACGGTCTCGATCCAGGTCGGGGAGTTCTCGGAGTCGCCCAGCTTGCTGCGCAGGCTACGGATCTGCGCGGCGACCTCACTGCGGTCCGCGGCAGTGACGAACCACGCCGTCACATAGCTCTGTCCGCGCATCGCCAGCACCAGGCTCGAGGTCGAGCGAACCTGGTTGCGGTGCTCCATCAACGTGGCCAGCAACGCGAACTCGCGCTCGGTCAGGTCGATCTGGCGCTCGTGGAGGAACACCTGGCCGGTGGTTCGGTCGACGGTGAGCCCACCGTGCCGCATCACTGCGAACTCGTCGGACATGGCCTCGTCGATCCCGGCGGGTTCGGCATAGCCGTTGACCTGGCCGTATGACGAGGAGGCCGGGGCGAGTGCGCGGGCGCGGGCCGGGTCCTGGGCGCGGGATGCTCGCTCGATGAATGACGGCTCGACCGGAGCCGGGCGCCGCGACGACGCAGCCGCCCTCGACGGCGCCGAGGGCATCGAGCGCGCAGCAGGTGCAGCGGGCACCGGCGGCATCGACGGCACCGACGGCACCGCACGCGCAGCGGGGGCAGCGGGGGCAGCCGGGGCAGCGGGGGCCGCGGGAGCAGAGTGAGCAACGGAGGCAGAGGACGCCGAGGACATCGAGGAAACCAGGGGCGAGCGGAGCGGCTGCCCCGGCCGCCAGGGCGGAGTGGAATTCGGCAACCGGGGACCGGGAACGCGCGCACCCTCGGCCCCGATCGCCTCGGCCTGCGGCGCGGAGTCGGCCAGCTCTCCAACCGCGGCAGCATCGGTCGCCGAAGCGGACGCGGTCTCCTGCGACGCGGCACCGACAGGGGCAGAGACGGAGCCGGCTGACGCTCCGAGGCGTGTGCGACGGGTTCCGGCTTCGATCCTCGCCCTCAGCTCCCGCACCCGGAACGGCTTGAAGACATAGTCGTCGGCGCCGGCGGCGAACCCCTCGATCACGTCGATCTCCTCGGCGCGCCCGCTGACGATGACCAGGAAGGTGTCGCTGGTCTCCCTGATCGCACGGGTGGCGGTGAAGCCGTCCATGCCGGGCATGGAGACGTCCATCAGGGTCAGCGCCGGATCGAAGGTCCGGACAGCCTCGATACCGTCCCGGGCGGTCTCGACGGGCACCACCGTGTAGCCGGAGAGCACGAGGATGTCCTCGAGCAGTGCCCTGATGTCGGCGTCGTCGTCGATCACGACGGCCACCTTCTCCTCGTGCAGGTCCTCGCGGTTCATCGCGCCTGTCCCTCTCGTTGTGATTTCGTCGTCATGGGCGCCCTCACGTTGCGTTGTAGGGCACGGGTTGTGGCCGCGTGGCGACCTCGGACTTGAAGATCGAGATCGGCACGGTCTGCACGACCTGCTGGGTCTCGAACCTGCCGGTGCGGGCGCCGGTCTCGATGTGCACGGTCGCGGTGAAGGTCAACGTGACGCCCTCCGTGTCCGCGGCCATGGTTCCGATCCGCTGGTTGCGCAGCTCGAAGGCGCCCTTGGGGGAGGTGATCAACATGCCGTAGCGCCGCGACTGAACGGCTTCGGGGTCGAAGGTCACGTCACGTGCCTTTTCCCGCAGGTTGTACGGCGACTCGGTGGTGCCGCTGGCCGAGGTGGTGACCGAGGTGATCGCGACGTCGTCGAGATAGATCCGTCGCTTGGTGGCGAACTTGTCCCTGAGTCGTCGCCGCGTGTCATAGCCGGTGAAGGTGAAGGAGAAGAACTTGTCGCCTTGGGGATACCACTCCTGCATCCGTGGGGTGGTCTTCGCGGACCAGATGGTGAAGACGAAGTCGACCTCGTCGATCGGGATGTGCGACTGGAAGGTCCCGTCGCGGGAGAACTCCGAGTTGAACGGCACGTCGGTGTCGGCCGGGGCGGCCAGCGGAGCGGCCTCGGCGGGGGTGCCGGAGCCACCGAGGGAGTCCTCGATGGCACCACACCCGCCGGTCACGACGAGGGCTGCAGCGAGCAGGACCACCCGAAGACGGGGCGAGCGTGGACGGAAGCCGGGCAGGTGGGGACGGCGTACGGTCATCTTCTTCACACCTTGAATCCGCGGTAGCGGCGCACGCACTTGAGGAAGAGCCATGCGCTCTGGAGAATCGTGACGATGGCGAGCACCGTCCAGTTGACGTAGAGGAACTGGGGCTGCACACCTTCGGGCAGCTGGAGGAAGACGATCACCATCGTGGCGATCAGCACCAGGGCGGCGCCGAACGGAGCGAGGAACGCGGACTTGCCCTGGCCGCTCTCGGCTCGTGCCTGCGCGGCCCAGTTGTCGTTCTCGCTGGTGAAGGCGAACTTGGTCCAGGCCCTCACGAAGTGCCCCATCCGGGTCCAGATGTAGGCCTCGGAGGGCAACCACAGCAGGGCGAACAGGGTGTCGCGCGGCCCGCGGTCGGTCATCGAGCGGGCCACCCGCAGGTTGAGTGCGGTCGAGATGAGCGGCGGGACCAGCCAGAGCGGGTTGAAGACCCAGGCACTGATCAGCAACGAGCAGATGACCAGCGAGACGAACGTCAGTCGGGTGTACATGTTGAGCACCATCGACATCATCTCGAACCAGCGCAGGCGCAGGTTCGGGTGGAACGGCTGTCCCTTGGTGTCCCCACGCTGGCCGGGCCACATCAGGTCGATGGCGCCAGCGTTCCACTTGACCTGCTGGGCGTCGAGGGCGGCGAAGGTGGGCATCCCGCCGACGTTGGCCCGGGCCGTGGCGCTGATCTTGGTGAGATAGCCGGCGCTGCGAATCTGCAACGACAGCAGGGAATCCTCGATCTCGCTGTCGCGCACCCAGGGCGTTCCCTGGTGGTTGTCGACGGTGACTTCATAGAGCGAGGTCATCCGGAAGATGGAGAACTGGCCGCCGAGCACGGCCATCTGGCGCCCGCGCAGCAGGTTCTGCATGTTGAACGTGGCGAACTGCTGCCGCTGGCCGGCGATCAGGAACTTCGAGGTCCAGCTGGTCAGGTCGGTGTCGTCGATCGAGTAGATCGCCGAGATCCCGCCGATCCGCCGATCGCTCTCGATCTCCTCCAGCAGGTGCTCGACCGCGTCGGGTTCTGCGGTCGTGTCACCGTCGACGCCGAGGAAGTAGTCCATGCCCCGGACCATCTCGAAGCCGTAGTTGAGCGCACCGACCTTCTTGTCGGGGTTCTCGCCGATGTCGTGGACGAAGACCTCGGTCTCGTGCACGCGGCCATTGATCTCGCGCAGGTGCGGGCCGGCGAAGTGCGAGGCCACCTCCACGGTGTGGTCGGTGGTGTTGTTCACGACCACGTGTACGACGTCGGGCACGACCGTCTGTCCGAGCAGGGAGTCGAGGACGGCGCCGATCGTCTCGCCCTCGTTGTATGCCGGGATGACGCAGCCGATGGTGGCGCGTGTGGTCTCGACCTCGATCTGCGGCATGACCACGGGCTCGGTGCGCAGGTAGTAACCCTGGGCAAGGGTGCTCCCGCGGCGAGTGGATTGTTCAGCCATCAGTCCCAGCTCTCGGTGTTGTGTGGTGTGGCATCTGCTGCCGGAACCTCACCCGAGAACGTCGCTGCAACAAGCACAATCCTGACATCGCAGGTGGCGTCATCGCGGCGACTTCACCCGCGATCACCCGCCGGTTCACCCGCTCGTGAGTGCAGTCACACGGGGGTGAATCGTGGGTGAGGCCGGGCGATTCCTCGGGCGCTGCGCCCTGCCACGGCTAGCGTTTTCTGCATGGCCTGGTCTCGGGGTCGCGGGGGAACCCCGAGAACACGCAGGGCCGGGGACTGGGGGAACGATGATGGACGCAAGTGGGTGGGGCCTTCTCGTGGTGGCAGGTGCGCTGGTCGCGATCGTGGGGATCGCACGAGCGTCGTACGTCGCGGGGCGTGCAGGCAGCGGTGGGGCGATGGACAAGCCACGCAGTGGTGTCTGCGTCGTCAGTGATCCCGTCAGGGATTTGGGCATCGAGGACGTGGTGGCCAAGCTGTGCCACGAGCTGCGCACCCCGTTGGGAAGCGTGCTCGGGAACATCGACCTGGCGCTGACCGGCACGACCATCGATGCTCATGCGCGCACTCGTCTGGTCACCGCGCAGCGCAACGCCCAGCGCCTCAAGACGATGCTGGAGCAGAGCGGCGTCACGGCCGGGGCCCCGGCGGAAGACCTCGCGGAGTGCGATCTGTGCGACATCGTCGACGAACGCCTGGCGGCCTTCGAGGTCGGGTTCAGCGCCCGCTCGTTGGCGCTCAGCGTGGAGGCGTCCGAGATCGAGCTGCTGGTCAACGGCGCCGAGCTGCAGCTGGGCCAGGCGGTCGACATCGTGTTGAGCAACGCCCTGAAGTACACCGATGACCATGGCTGGATCGACGTCGGTCTGCACCGGGACGACACGGGATTCGTGGTCCTGACGTGCATCAACTCGGGCCAGACATTCGAGGACGCAGAGGTGGAGCAGGTCTTCGAGTCGGGTCACCGCACCACGGCGGCGGTGGATTCCGGCATGCCCGGGCAGGGACTTGGCCTGGGCATCGCCCGCAAGATCGTCGAGGGGCACGGCGGCACCCTGCAGCTGACCGCGTGGCCGGACCGCGGCGTCACCAGCGTGCAGATGCGACTGCCGGCACTGGACGTGAGCGACAGGGTGGCTGCGCTGCACGGCACCGACGCCGCAGACTCGGTGGCGGCCGGGGGCCTGGGAGTCTCCTGACGAGCGGCGTGGGCACCAGTCAGGCCTAGCGACGACGGTCGTCAGCTGGGCGACCGGCTCTCGACACCAGGGACCAACCGGAGCTCGACGATCCGGTCGATCGCCTCCCTGCGGTTGGTCACACCCAGCTTGCGATAGATGCTGCGCATCTGCGTCTTGATGGTGTTCTCCGAGACGAAGAGCGCCTTGGCGATCTGGTGCCGGTTGGTGTGGGTGAGCAGGGCCTCTGCCACCGCCTGCTCGCGCTCGGTGAGCCGCGCCACCCGGGAGGTCACGAAGCGCGGAGAGGGAATGGTCTTGCCGTGGAAGGCGGTCCAGCTGACCAGGCCGAGCCGGCGGCCCTCCTCGATGAGGCCGTCCAGGTCGTGCGCGGGCAGGTAGAGCAACGGCAGCTGGAGTCCGTGCTGGTGGTAGGCGTGGTCCAGGTTGCGCAGCAGGACCTCGGCCTGCTCGCGGTCCTGCTCACGCAGGGCCGCAGCGGCGGCGACCGTCTTCAGTGCGGTCAGCGAGCGCAGGGTGTGCCCCTCGGCCTCGCGGAGCTCGGGAAGCCGCTCGAGGGCTGTCCGGCTGTCACCGGTCAGCACCAGCGCGAGCAGGGTGGCCGGCGCGACCTGGCCCGGGAAGGGCGTCGGCAACGCGAACAGCTCGCGCACCAGGGTGTGGTCACCTCCGGACAGCAGGCCGATTGCGAGCACGTTGATCAACACCGCATCCGCCCAGCTCTGCGCATGCTCCGCTGGCCGGCAGAGGAGCTTCGTCTCCTCGAGGATGCGGGTGGCTTCGGCCCGACCGTTGCCCCCGGCGAGGGCAGCGTGCATCAGGATCCAGTCGTGGAACGGCCGCAGCTCTCCGGCGAGGGCCGTCGGGATCTCCTTCACGGCGGCGCGCGCGCTGACGAAGTCGAAGGACTCGATGTCGAGGGTGACGTGTCCGCTGCTGCGCAGCTCCATCAGGAACGGGGTGTCGTCCTGGTCCAGCTCGGGAGGGCGTGCCGGGTTCCGCTTGGCCAGTTCGCGTGCCTGGGCAACCCGTCCGCTGATCGCGTCCAGAGCGACCATGCCGACCATCAGGTCGGACCTCGCCTGCGCCCCCGAGGTGACCGACATCGCCCAGGCGATCGTGGCCTGGACCGCGTCGAAGTCCCCGGCCTGGGCCAGCGTGAAGAGGAGCTGGCGCAACAGCATCAGGGTCAGCACCGAGTTGCCGGAACGGGCGTCGTCGGGGGCCGTACGCATCAACGTCACCGCATGGTGGGCGGCACGACCGGCCTCCGGATAACGCTTGAGCAGTCGGAGCGCGATCGTTGCCATGGACAGCTCGACGAGCTCTGCTTCCGTCATCCGCTCCGGCAGCTCACGGGTGGCGGGAGCGGCCGCCCGGCTGAGGAACGCGGGCGCGGCCTCGGCCAGGCTCGGATCACTGATCAGGGCGATGCCCCTGGCGAAGGCGAGCACAGGCTGGGCGACGCTGACCTCCGGCGGGATCGCGGAGAGCACGTCGTGCAGGTCCTCACCCGTGCACAGACCAGGATCGGTGGCGAGGAGCCAGCCGTACGCCGCAGCGGCCTCGTCGTACAGCTCGAGCTCGAGGGCCAGGGTGAATGCGCTGGCGGGGTCGTGCGAGCGGAGCCAGGTGACCGTCGGCGCGCCGACCCGCTGGAGGGAGGCCTCGCCCAGCTCGGCGAGTGTGCGCTGGCGGATCGACTGGCGCAGGGTCTCGACATAGGCGAAGGTCCGGGAGCCGTCGGGAAGCACGTGGCTCTGGCCGAACCCGTGCCACTCCAGGTCGTCGAGGACCTGGCCGACCTCTTCGACGGTGAGGGCGGTGATCGATTCCGCGAGGGTGGAGTCGAAGAACGGGGGCAGGCAGGTCAGTGCGACGAAGGCCGGGTCGGTGAGCTTCCACAGCTCGGTCTCCAGGCTGACCGCGACCATCCGATGGCGCACCTCCTTGGTGGTCGCCGCGGGCCAGGGCCGACCTGCCAGGGCGCTCGCTGCCTGCACGGCCAGCGGATAGCCGCCGGTCTCGGCATGCAGTCGCTCGGCCGCCTCGTCCCCACCGACCGCGAGCCGGGTCTCCTCGAGGGTGTAGGCGAGCTGAGCGGGGGAGATCTCGGTGATCACGCCGCTCAGCAGTGCCCGGTCGCTGGTGAACTGGGTGGAGGAGCGGGTGGTGACCGCGATCCGCAGTCGCGGGTGGGAGACGGCGAGCTCGACCAGTTGCTCGTCGAGCACCTCGTGGTCGGGTCGGGTGGCCTGGTAGCCGTCGATCGCGAGCACGCAGTTGCGGCCTGCGGTCAGCCGTGCGGCGAGGCTCTGCAGGTCGAGCAGGCCTGCGGCGGCTGCGTTGCTCATCGCGTTGGCGTTGTGCGCGGGCAGGATGCCGGCCTGCTGGGCGGCGGCGATCGCCTCGATCCAGAACTCGCCCGCCGGGACCGGGTCGGGTCCGAAGGAGACCCAGACGACGTGGTGCGACTCGTCGAGCGAGGCGACCCACTCGCGCAGGAGCCCTGACTTGCCGAAGCCCGACGGTCCGCGCAGGATGAGCAGCGGTGCGGCCGTGTCGATGGCGCGCAGCAAGCGGTCTCGCCAGCTCACACTCAACATGTCCCCACAGCATCCCCCCGTGCGGCGCCCCCTCCGGCACCGTGCTCGGCCGTCCGCTTGGTCCGGCAGTCACCAGTGTGCCGCGAAGTTGCCGGGCGCCGTTGGAGAGTGGGCAAATTGGGCGCATCGAGCGGAACCTTGCCCACGGAGAGTCCGCGCGGTGTGCCGGCGGCGGGGCCGGTGGGTGCGCAGCGGGTCACGGGGTGCTCCGGGGTGTGGGGGAGTGCCCGAGAAGCGAGGATTCGCTTCCACATCATGCCGGATGGCAACAAGCGAGCCGGTGTCCGCGATGGCGGTCGACGGGTGATTAGCGGGTGAAGTGCGCCGCGGGGCCGGGTGAGAGCAGGTTCGGCGCCAGCGGTACGTCGTCTGTCCCACGTCGGTCTCGACCTGACGGGTCGACGCCGCTGCAGTTGTCGCCCGGCCCCTCCGTCGCATCCGATCCACCGGGCCCGTCCCTCTCGACGGTGCGCGCGGCCGCCGTACTCACCGCGACGGCGAAGGCCAACGCCAGCGGCGCCCAGATGAACCGGTCCCAGATCACCGAGGTCAGTCCGGCCAGCCCGGCATAGGCGATGACGGGATAGGCGATCCGGTGCAGCGGGCGCGGCACGGTCAGCAGCACCAGGCACCCGGCCAGGATGATCAGTACGAAGC
It contains:
- a CDS encoding acyl-CoA dehydrogenase family protein, with the protein product MDFALSPKAQEASENMWEFMREHVFPAEPVWAAQLAEHGEHSTPAVLEDLKAEARRRGLWNLFLPKLSGLSNLEYAAVAEISGWSPVIAPEAINCQAPDTGNMETLELFATEEQRKRWLEPLLEGRIRSAFAMTEPDVASSDATNITTSITRDGDDYVINGRKWWITGVADERCEIFIVMGKTDPDAPTHRQQSMVLVPRDTPGVTIERHLPVFGYQDQHGHSQILFEDVRVPMSNLLASEGDGFMIAQARLGPGRIHHAMRAIGMAERALALMVDRASNRVAFGQPLAEFANVQDAIANSRIEIDQARLLVYKAAWLIDQHGAKGAKSEISQIKVSAPAVAVAVIDRAIEIFGAMGVSDDTVLAGFYAWARVLRIVDGPDAVHRRTIARQELKRTAPYVG
- a CDS encoding phosphotransferase family protein, with the protein product MARDVAELVRPDRLGPALVDATGDDAWREVTAEMISGGKSNLTFTLSSPAGELILRRPPTGKLLPSAHDMGREARVQSGLLGTDVPVATIVLHDDGELIGLPCYVMEKVPGHIIRGELPAGYATTPMEREQMAFTFVDTLAALHAVDQDAVGLGDYGRPAGFMERQVRRWTGQWEASRTHEVAEIDELARRLTNGVPAQERSTIVHGDYRTDNVVYATDDPGRINAVLDWELSTLGDPLTDLGLLMLFWRSAADGPLSLIPGITHLPGFPHRDAMLERYAASSGADLSDMGYYQAFAHFKFAVIAQGVAARSAAGDMGGQDFGNLDDEILGLATAGLDHI
- a CDS encoding TetR/AcrR family transcriptional regulator; this translates as MTEQTGVASVGAAVRSARNASGLSLRALAAALELSPATMSAIENDRTPLTVERLQRIADAVDVPVERLVRGEMTRPAAAAGAVRPPVETGEWRRYDDSPLNPILEAATRLFVRQGFHATSMREVAAEAGVSVAGIYHHYPAKELILVALMDVTMSEIRWRLFAARDEATGSREEFAAMVESLALFHAVRRDLAFLGASEMRGISGDELVRVTGLRDEVQHLLDEQAALAFPGIEVRTPCRAIATMCTSLPSWFREEGPLAAQEVAKQYATFALAILDRS
- a CDS encoding glycosyltransferase family 61 protein, whose amino-acid sequence is MPRLPPALEPLFPVVKRGHRFATRRVGAISRAISPALGERGVPLHAHPTSAATAAAEPGAVLHEAGPAEHLEREAPLGTPAGLEWWRGVTSYDVPPRFVLELPGGQVIGNYSAHLSARGVLDHETSHYFDVEGPREHPIYLRTRLPEPVTVPGSLVSLATRATGVNYYHYLMDLLPRWGILAEAMPGFRPDYLYANTEPRFGRQLLDLAGLSGIETISPRKHSAVRASRLLVPNITNKACLAPRWTTEWLRRNLPPVSAASGRPTRLYVTRGSAKNSRRVVNEAEVLAVLRPLGFEVVDPGALSVQQQIDTFAAASVVVAPHGAGLTNLVFAPPDVRVLELFNPSYLNPGFWAIASNLGASRYRYLVGSGPAPAAGAPMRAVYGDITVPMDAFRVALEDVLA
- a CDS encoding FkbM family methyltransferase, giving the protein MIRSVGHAAKRTKQTVTSFDNGPRILVDLLRKRVTGSPEDISLKLKGFDVLAPNVPGARFPVYEALVEDAYRIPWLTAGLSDSPVAVDMGGHIGSFALAFAGVHPTGRVVCFEATPGTYTYLQKNIARNGLSDRVVAHNIAVSDHEGELVMASHGDGSGHNGVLHLGEAGLQTISVPCLPAAAAFDMAAGPVEVVKMDIEGAEYDMILNSSPSDWASVQRVVMEYHDLPGRDWTELRDWFSDAGLVEQDREADPYKNLGLAWLSRTPLD